The Catellatospora citrea DNA segment TGTCTGTCCGGTGGTTGCCGGGTCTGCCCCTAAGTGCGGCGTCGCCCATCAGGGATCGACATAGGTCTTCGCAAGGAATTGCGCGGGGCGCGCAACAACCTAATGGCTACTTGTATTTGCCGGGCCAGCGTTACGAAAAGATTACGCAGAACCTTGTGGTGGGCGACACAGGGAATCTAAAGTCACCTACACCTCCTGGCGTCCGCTCCGCCTCGAGCGTCTCAGGCGTTCCATCGTTCCTCCGTTCCCTCCAGAAACGAGTCTTCGATGTCACGGAGCATCACAGGAGCTGCGGCGAGGTCCCGCCGGCCCCGGCGGTGGGCCCCGATGGCGGTCGCCTCGGCCACCGTCGCGGCCGTCGGTCTCACCCTCGTCGGCAGCGCCGGCACGGCACAAGCCGGCACCACCAGCGCCGCGCCCGTGGTCACGCGCGCCGCGCTCGCCCCGGCGCTCGTCGCGGGCCGGGGCGCCAGCGTCGGCTTCCTCGAGCAGGAAGCCGAGAACGCGGCGACCAACGGCACCCTCATCGGCCCGGACCGCGCGGCGTACTCGCTGCCCGCCGAGGCCTCCGGCCGCAAGGCCGTCAAGCTGACCGGTGGCCAGTACGTGGAGTTCACGCTGCCGGCCGCGGCGAACGCGATCACCGTTCGCTACAGCATCCCGGACGCGCCGAACGGCGGCGGCATCACCGCGCCGCTCAACGTCACCGTGAACGGCAAGAACAAGCAGGTCATGACCCTGACCTCCGAGTTCTCCTGGCTGTACAACCAGTACCCGTTCAGCAACGACCCCAACGCCGACCTGCTGCACGCGGACTGGTGGATCACCGAGTGCGCGTGCGTGCCGGCCTTCACCGAGCCGAAGCCGGTCATCGCCAAGCCGTTCCGCCCCATGCACTTCTACGACGAGCAGCGCCTGCTGCTCGGCAAGACGTACAAGGCCGGCGACAAGGTGCGGCTCACCGTCCCGGCGGGCAGCAACGCCGCCTGGACCGTCATCGACCTGCTCGACTCCGAGCTGGTCGGCAAGCCGCACGTGCGGCTCGTCGCGTCCAACGTGCTGGCCTTCGGCGCCGACCCGACCGGCCGCCGCGAGTCGGCCGACGCGTTCGACCGGGCCATCGCGTTCGCGAAGAAGTGGCACCTCAAGGTGTACGTCCCGCCGGGCGTCTACCAGGTCAACCGGCACATCATCGTCGACGACGTGACGATCGAGGGCGCCGGCAACTGGTACACGGTCATCCTGGGCAGCGAGGTCGCGCTCAGCGAGCCGGCCGAGGACGGCTCGGTGCACACCGGCGTCGGCTTCTACGGCAAGTACGCCGAGGACGGCGGCAGCAGCAACGTGCACCTGTCCGGCTTCACCATCCAGGGTGACGTCAGCGAGCGCATCGACACCGACCAGGTCAACGGCATCGGCGGCGCACTCAGCGACTCGACCATCGACGGCCTCTACATCCAGCACACCAAGGTCGGCATGTGGTTCGACGGCCCGATGGACAACATCAAGATCACTGACAACATCATCGTGGACCAGATGGCCGACGCGCTGAACTTCCGCAAGGGCGTCACGAACTCGCTGGTGTCGAACAACTTCATCCGC contains these protein-coding regions:
- a CDS encoding glycosyl hydrolase family 28-related protein, producing the protein MAVASATVAAVGLTLVGSAGTAQAGTTSAAPVVTRAALAPALVAGRGASVGFLEQEAENAATNGTLIGPDRAAYSLPAEASGRKAVKLTGGQYVEFTLPAAANAITVRYSIPDAPNGGGITAPLNVTVNGKNKQVMTLTSEFSWLYNQYPFSNDPNADLLHADWWITECACVPAFTEPKPVIAKPFRPMHFYDEQRLLLGKTYKAGDKVRLTVPAGSNAAWTVIDLLDSELVGKPHVRLVASNVLAFGADPTGRRESADAFDRAIAFAKKWHLKVYVPPGVYQVNRHIIVDDVTIEGAGNWYTVILGSEVALSEPAEDGSVHTGVGFYGKYAEDGGSSNVHLSGFTIQGDVSERIDTDQVNGIGGALSDSTIDGLYIQHTKVGMWFDGPMDNIKITDNIIVDQMADALNFRKGVTNSLVSNNFIRNTGDDGLAMWSDGVADANNVYDHNTVQTPTLANGIAIYGGTNNTVSNNLIADPIREGSGLHAGSRFGATAFDGYLKFTDNTVVRAGTYELNWNIGLGAIWIYALDKTIDADIQVTGDHYLDSTYNAIMMVSEWSVKDLYQIRGVKFKNLRIDGTGTSVLSGRVEGGASFENVDARNVGAVGINNCGSFHFTPAGSEFVVTDLGGNDGGGTTGPWMASWELPNTITCDDRPPVVVPPAPSPW